One genomic region from Marmota flaviventris isolate mMarFla1 chromosome 6, mMarFla1.hap1, whole genome shotgun sequence encodes:
- the LOC139706109 gene encoding uncharacterized protein: MAQMGILGQGPGKGGLARDGGLEEGDGRARRGVTGWGGRRGVRARTQARGPGRGRTDAGGRTHRPSAPTARPRAARGQQGRGGWGRRKDEGDGGRRREGHRGERGGGAQARGPRRRHDATPRHATRGTRSGAQGTGARRVRLGEGSAGVGGSMQGQRVGAGGREGTGQGKAAQGQAHVHCQVSGCGQQGGPARGRAVFPIGGLQGAQARQGHSGAPGD; the protein is encoded by the coding sequence ATGGCCCAGATGGGAATcctgggacagggacctggcaaagggggcctggcaagggacgggggcctggaggagggcgacgggagggctcggcgcggtgtcacggggtggggggggcggagaggggtgagagccaggacccaagcaaggggcccaggcaggggacgGACCGACGCAGGAGGACGCACGCACCGACCGAGCGCACCGACTGCAAGACCGCGCGCCGcgaggggacagcagggaaggggaggatgggggCGGCGCAAGGATGAGGGGGACGGCGGGAGGAGGCGCGAGggacaccgaggggagcgcggtgggggggcccaagcaaggggcccccggcgcagacacgacgccacgccacgccacgccacgcgAGGAACAcggtcaggggctcaggggacTGGAGCGCGAAGGGTCAGGCTTGGGGAGGGCTCCGCGGGGGtagggggcagcatgcaaggccagagggtgggggctgggggaagggagggcacgGGGCAGGGGAAAGCGGCGCAAGGCcaggcccacgtccactgccaggtgtcagggtgcgGGCAGCAAGGGGGcccggcgaggggcagggctgtgtttcccatagggggCCTGCAGGGCGCACAGGCCAGACAAGGCCACTCCGGTGCCCCAGGGGACTAG